The stretch of DNA tatgtatatatgatcagtctctacggcattgtcctgcttgcaagggcaatgtcgctgtcccttgccttttccattcatgagtagcctttaagcctttcaacctttaaacagaTAACCATCACTGCCCATTACCTACAAGTTCCTGGATACCTTTATCCTTAAacaggtttaaaggctttaaaggatgctcataagtggcagaggcaagggacagagacatatcgagcaggacaatgccccagagactgaccatatatacatatgatcagtgcccaagccccctcttcacccaagctaggaccaaggagggccagggaatggctgctgatgacttgacagatagacctataggctcccccaaccccttatccttagctcacaaggacggtgaggttgcagcaaccaaagaaactaacgagttagagcaagactcgaaccccagtctggcgttcactagtcaggaacGTTGCCAAATCAGCCACCACAACATATTACTGTCTTTGTGAAAAATGCCTTCAACAGGTTCTTCCTGAGAGCTGGGGTAGCTCCAATATTCTGGCTCATGTGATCAAGGGGTGGCACCCTTCTTTTAGACACTGCAGGAGCAGACACTTTCATACTTATGAGGGAGTTAATAACAACAGAaatactgttaaacaggaacaaGAAAGTGTATATTGGCAGGTTTACACACAGCTGTCCGTCAAGTAAAGTTATAGAGAAAACTTGCCTGTAACTACCATTACAGTACCTCGTTATAAATTTTTAACAGTCTATTTCTAGCTACACtaaaagcatactcctattaaaggactcaggtatgTATAGTTAAGaagaatataaattacttttaaaatctgtgTTTAGTACTAAATTTATATTTTGTAACTTTAGTAATTGTTTTTACTTGTTTAGGTCTTGAAAACCAAGCTTTTATGGTTGACAGCCATGTTCGTATAATAGTTTTAAAGAAATACTTGagattagattttaaagaaatgtATAGCATTTGCTGTCATATGAAACATTAGCTCTAGTAGCATAAGGAGAGATTCTGGTAGATCTAGAAGCATAGAGAGAGGTTGGCTTGCAACTCAGAGTATCACCTTGAATATTAAAGCTAGACTTGGATTGATTGGGAAGTTTCCTTTACTTTTCTCTATTTCCATTACCTTTTAGTGCTTCTTTTAAGTATATTACAGCATATTTGTACAGTATTAATGTAAATTGTCTTCATTACCTTGTACTTTATAGACACTGTGTAATAACACAATGCATGTACAGTATAAGGTAATGAAGACAGTGGCTAGAACATGGTGTTATATTGAAAACTTGTTTCTTTTATGGATGGAGAGAACGTCTTCtgacgtatgtatataaattttgcacagtaCTTTCAAAATAGGAAGATTCAGTACCTGTTATCTTTTCTGAAGGTTTCTATTATCTTTTAAGCATAAATGGAGTTTGACTCTTAGGTAAGGTTAATTATTTatgatgaattttactttgcagttaACTCACTCTTTAGAAGAACTAACTGGTGTAAAAGGAGAAGCAATAAAGAAATTGCAGGAAGAGGCAGCTCTTGTAGAGGAGTTGAAGCAAGCCAACACATCCTTGACGCAGCAAACTGGCGAATACGATTCAAAGGTCACATTTTTATCAAACGAACTCGCCGATCTTCGGGATACGATTAATCAGTTACGCGAAAGTGTTGAAACGAAAGAATCAGAACTACAGGTAAAAATGATTACTTtctaaatagttttattatttgtAAAAGGAATTTCAATTCATAGAATATTGGTGAAGTTGCTTGAATAATTGTAGCATGTTCTTTCCTCAATTTTAATCAATACTCGTATATTTGTTAGGTTGCAAAGGAATGTCTGAAGCAACTAAGATTAACCTCCTCTGATGACAATGCTGCACCAGATGAGGAGAAGTTGTCAGCTCTATTTGATGTGATAAGGGTTAGTATAACTCTTGGGTTGTTACCTTAGTTAAAGCATATATTTTTATGTCATACAGGTGTAGGTATTTTGCAGTTTTGAAGTCTGTTTTGACTATTTTCTTAGTTACAGCTTTCAAATGAAAATTCAACAAAGGCCTTACTCAAGACATCATATTAAGCTatcatatataaaattcaaatattggaaaataataagatttatttattataataaaatgtcATATATGTTTAATTCTAAGTGAGGCACAAGCTGTTTTAAACTGATACATTGTGAGTAGTTTTGTTTAATTTCTGTGAATTACAGAATAATGTAAAGGTTTTAAGGATGTATTTTTTCCCAAGTTTCAAAGAACGTATAATTGCAGGTGAAGGCAGAGTTGCAAAAGGTAAACAACGAACGTCTTAATCTGGTTGAGCAACTACAAGATGCGGAAATGGCACAAAAGAACTTAGAAGAGGCAATGGGTTCTATCCGCACAGAAGTTACTGAATTGAGAACTCATCATGATGTCGCTATTCGAGAAAAGCAAGAAGCAATGAGTAAATTAGAAGTTTTGACCAAGTACTTTGAAGAAAAAGAAGCACAACTTACAAAGTATGTTAAAATATATACATTACTGCTTATGAATCTCTATATTATGTATAATAGGGCATTGCTGCATGATATTAAAGCACTCCCATATATCTGAAGCAATTTTAATCTGGGGAACTGTTGATTATTTCAATGGTATTGATTAATTTTGTCTTGTAATTAGGATTGTAGTCCTTTTTTATTGTCGATGATTTGCTATCCCTCATGGAAATTATCAAAATCTACTTTCTGAGACCCCGGCAGCCTTGGCCTGATCCCACATGGTAAATGGGATTCATCATTTTTACATTAGAATGACATCAATCATCCATCTGTCTTTTGAAAAACCTTTGATGTTTCACATATAGGGATGAACCCTCCAAAGAAATTACTATGGCCTCTTTTAAGTTTTTGCTTAAGGGGAAAACCTAAATAATGCCTCTTGAGATCattaacacgtgtccacaccaatATTACCTTTAATTGAAAAAAATGTTCGTCCAAATCCAATCTTTCCACACAGGACACCTGAGTACTGTCATATTAGTGACAACCCCCTCATTACAAATGAAATCAGTGGTTTGTTATGTAATGAATTACCCAACCATGGTGAGATACCTAccccatactgtatatactgtactttgAATATTGTGTTTCATTCACAAATCATGCAGAAATGTACCTTTTTTGCAAGGTATTTGTGCAGTGTAAATATACCATGTTACCGTCTTTTGTAAATGTGCTACACATTCTGTCTGAAGGAAAATTGATTATTCGTCATtaagtgaaaaatataaaactactaATTCATTTATAACATTCAGCTGAAGTTATGATAAAAAACTTTGTCCATAGCATTGGTAGAGAAGTTGGTTATATTATGTAACTAGGACTAAACTATTTTACCACAGTTCTTCATGAGTTATCCTTAAAATTGTCAGGGTGTTCTAAGTTTTTTGTTATCCATgagtattctatattaattataaatacctTTATTTCTATATAGCTAATAATTAGTATTGTAAACTTATGCACCTGTAACATTTTACAGAGAACTAGAGTCACAAGAAGGATTAAGGGTTAATGCTGAAGGGTCAGCAGCTACTGTTTCCAAGAAAATTCAAAACTATGAGTTGGAAATGGCATCATACAAGTAAGTGCAATTGATCTTTCGGTTATGACTTTCATAGAGACCACTGTCTTTTTTTCTGACTTAAGTTTTAAAagcatttatttaatttataatgtCTGTTATTACcagttctcatcttttttttttatcgtgttttAAATTATTGTTACTTGCAAACTTCTTTCATGCTCTCTCAAGGAAACATAAAAAGCATACCACTTTCACGGATATTAAACCTAAGAGGCAGCTCTATCAAACACCTCCTGAGGTTATCAATCTTTCTGATCTATCGCCAACCACTGCCAATGTTCCTATGTCCGATGAGTACAAAGTAGAATGGGTTAAAGCTAGAGCTGAAATGAAACGACGCAAGTCATCTGCTTCGTCAACAGATAAATCTGACAAAGCTAGTGCGTCCCCTACATCAAATAGAAATTCACCAGGTTCATCATATCTATCATCTGATTCACCCATAAATTTGGTCGAATCTCCCATTCGACAACGCCACATGAAAGATGCCAAAGTAGGTAGTAATGATGGCATCTTAGAGTGTAAATTAACACGTGCACACACAGTAGATGTTGTCCTACAAACAGATGCAGCATTAACTTTACCAGTGAGTGTCTCCCAAATGAAAGTGGGATCACCTTTGCGGCCATCAACCTTAACTGATATAACAGGGTCTAATCCTGTTTCTGTTGTTTATTCTGCAACTCGTCCCAGTGTCCTCCATTACACACACACTCCCGTTGAGCGGTCTGATTCACTGAATGATAATTTGCTCAGTAATATCTCTGAAGCCAAGGAAGATATCCCAGTAGTTACAAAGGAGAGAACGATAAAGAGAGAGCTTTCAATTCCAAGCTTGTGTCTAGATGATGATGTCACTGAAAGTGTCAAAGAAAGCCCTGCTTCTGATGACTTTAAGAGCTCAGTAGCAGCAATACGTAGTTTGTATGAAGCCAAGAAGGAAATTTTGTTGGGAAAATCTAAGGTTGAACGAGGATTCAGACTAAGGTTAGAGGAATCCTAAGAAAAACTGTTGGAAGTTAGCTATGAATAAGCTAGGCTTTAGTTTTTAATTATTGCCATGCTTGATGATAAATTATGTAAATTGTATTTATAGAGTTGTTTTGAAAATCACTAGGTATGCTAATATTGGTATTGTTCCTTGAGAAGGTGTTCTTAGCAAAATTTGCATTTTTTCGTGTATTTTACTAAATTTTTGTATCATGTAAATTATAGATAAGTTTTTGAGCCGATATATCAATCATTCAGCTTTCTTTTGATTCAGTGTAATAAATGTATTGTAGTTCAGTTGATCATATGTAGAAGGATGCATAATCTAAAGTAATTTGCCATATTTTACCTTTAATGCTTTTACCTGTATAATTTGAGGAAACTATTCTCTAGCTAATCAGTATGCATTAGAATTATTTAATAGCGTAGC from Palaemon carinicauda isolate YSFRI2023 chromosome 5, ASM3689809v2, whole genome shotgun sequence encodes:
- the LOC137641639 gene encoding uncharacterized protein; translated protein: MSVITSSHLFFLSCFKLLLLANFFHALSRKHKKHTTFTDIKPKRQLYQTPPEVINLSDLSPTTANVPMSDEYKVEWVKARAEMKRRKSSASSTDKSDKASASPTSNRNSPGSSYLSSDSPINLVESPIRQRHMKDAKVGSNDGILECKLTRAHTVDVVLQTDAALTLPVSVSQMKVGSPLRPSTLTDITGSNPVSVVYSATRPSVLHYTHTPVERSDSLNDNLLSNISEAKEDIPVVTKERTIKRELSIPSLCLDDDVTESVKESPASDDFKSSVAAIRSLYEAKKEILLGKSKVERGFRLRLEES